The following proteins come from a genomic window of Lemur catta isolate mLemCat1 chromosome 4, mLemCat1.pri, whole genome shotgun sequence:
- the SLC66A3 gene encoding solute carrier family 66 member 3, producing MEAALLSFCNWSTLAVCAALKLPQISAVLAARSARGISLSSLLLELAGFLVFLRYQCHYGYPPLTYLECPIVIAQDVILLLCVFHFNGNVKQAAPYIAVLVCSWFTLTLQKWIIDLAMNLCTFISAASKFAQLQCLWRTRDSGAVSALTWSLSAYTCATRIVTTLMTTNDFTILIRFVIMLALNIWVTATVLRYRKTVIKTE from the exons ATGGAGGCCGCGCTGCTGAGCTTCTGCAACTGGAGCACGCTGGCCGTGTGCGCCGCGCTCAAGCTGCCGCAGATCTCCGCTGTGCTGGCGGCGCGCAGCGCGCGAGGCATCAGCCTCTCGAGTTTGCTGCTGGAGCTGGCGGG GTTCCTGGTGTTCCTCCGGTACCAGTGTCACTACGGGTACCCGCCGCTGACCTACCTGGAGTGCCCCATCGTCATCGCCCAAG ACGTCATCCTCCTGCTCTGCGTCTTTCACTTCAATGGGAACGTGAAACAGGCCGCACCCTACATCGCTGT ACTGGTGTGTTCTTGGTTCACCCTCACCCTGCAGAAGTGGATCATAGACCTGGCCATG AATTTATGTACTTTCATCAGTGCGGCCAGTAAGTTTGCGCAGCTCCAGTGTCTGTGGAGGACGAGAGACTCGGGAGCTGTGAGCGCGCTGACCTGGAGCCTCTCCGCCTACACCTGTGCAA CAAGAATAGTAACAACCTTAATGACCACCAATGATTTTACaa ttcttatACGTTTTGTGATCATGCTGGCTTTAAATATATGGGTAACAGCCACAGTACTTCGCTACCGGAAGACCGTTATAAAGACTGAATGA